Proteins encoded in a region of the Halanaerobiaceae bacterium ANBcell28 genome:
- a CDS encoding leucine-rich repeat domain-containing protein: MQEEIEKGNLYFKEGKYYINFNEVELKEIIREVEIVLEKSVEEIDLSIALNLNSILIKDSNIKDISKLKYFINLDYFHLENLIIEYWVDLKYFRRIRTLNLINGGLKDLNFLSNLSDTVESLQLDNNQISDLRPITHLNELRILGLSSNQIEDLTPLREMEFIRELFLYNNNIKNLEGIENVKIFTLHVGSNPLTLEGIKVIEEMEYLNTLSLDRKIFDGIVFARYPNYIFVDYLEFIEEENND, from the coding sequence TTGCAAGAGGAGATTGAAAAAGGAAATCTTTATTTCAAAGAAGGAAAATATTATATTAATTTTAATGAAGTAGAGTTAAAAGAGATTATTAGAGAAGTTGAAATAGTATTAGAAAAATCTGTTGAAGAAATTGATTTAAGTATAGCATTGAATCTTAATAGCATATTGATAAAAGATAGTAATATTAAAGATATAAGTAAATTAAAGTATTTTATTAATTTAGATTATTTTCATTTAGAGAATCTTATAATAGAATATTGGGTTGATTTAAAGTACTTTAGAAGGATAAGAACTCTTAACCTTATAAATGGTGGATTAAAAGATTTAAATTTTTTAAGTAATCTATCAGATACGGTAGAGTCTTTACAATTAGATAATAATCAAATAAGTGATTTAAGACCTATAACACATTTAAATGAGTTAAGAATTTTAGGCCTATCTTCTAATCAAATAGAAGATTTGACTCCCCTGAGAGAGATGGAGTTTATAAGGGAATTATTTTTATATAACAATAATATAAAAAATCTTGAAGGGATAGAGAACGTTAAAATATTTACGCTGCATGTTGGTTCTAATCCCTTAACTTTAGAAGGAATAAAAGTGATAGAAGAAATGGAGTATTTAAATACATTAAGTTTAGATAGAAAAATTTTTGATGGGATTGTTTTTGCCCGGTATCCTAATTATATCTTTGTAGATTATTTAGAATTTATAGAGGAGGAGAATAATGACTAG
- a CDS encoding DNA polymerase III subunit alpha, giving the protein MSSYDVHSQFIHLHNHSEYSLLDGAARINRLVMQAKEYDMPAVAITDHGVLYGLVDFYKKATEQGIKPILGCEVYLTPSSMELKDTRTRYHLVLLAENNQGYQNLVKIVSKSWIEGFYYKPRVDKDLLAKYSEGLIVLSACIQGEIPQLLLAGDYDGAIAATKEYQEIFAKDNFFLELQDHNLREEKRVNSQLIKISNHLNIPLVVTNDVHYLQESDANLHDVLLALQTGKHIKEEDRMTFPNDSFYFKSPAEMRSLFPALEDAYQNTVSIAERCQVELDFNTFHLPSFPDGNKEKTIDEILREKCRNGMQEKGLAGDKVAEERLEYELGIIEEMGYVAYFLIVWDFVDYAERNGIRVGPGRGSAAGSLVSYLLGITKLNPLEYGLIFERFLNPERVTMPDIDIDFDEERDQIIEYVKNRYGKERVAQIGTFGTMAARAAIRDVGRALNLPLKKVDRIAKLVPGRPGITIEEAFESNQRLKDVYEEDSEARELLDFARGAEGLPRHISTHAAGVVIGAGDLSNIIPLQLQDESIITQLPMNDLESLGLLKMDFLGLRNLTVINKALDLIAKRHNVEIDIENIALDDPQVYKLIQSGKTLGVFQMESYLFQDLNQRLKPDRFNDLVAILALGRPGPLGSGLVDQYIDSRHGLREAEYLHPELESILKETFGLILYQEQVMEIASKLGGYTMGEADLLRRGMGKKKKELMASERERFLKGCQKRGIEESVANQIFDQMEYFAGYGFNKSHSAAYAMLAYQTAYLKVKYPAEFMAALLSTVMGNQNKVAQYIRECKELGIKILPPDINKSNYEFTVSADNQIHYGLKAIKNVGESAIASIVKNRQNEPYKSLEDFLKRVDLRRVNIQVAESLIKAGAFSSFKHNRAQLLIKFEELYEKANASRHHRIAGQTSFFDIVEDEESFYQDTVEYPNLNELPMDEMLAQEREYLGIYLSAHPLDVYKDKINYFTNCDSNRINDQDHTRNDVFFAGMLIEKKNHLTKNKNMMAFITLEDWAGKIEIVVFPNVYSKCEELLFNGKKLLVRGNLDQDSIIAREIISLEQDFLEIQVSNTGNNILNRLHSLFIKYPGKHPVFFNVIERGREHLLIVDSRSWVEKTEEFITELGQISGLENYKFY; this is encoded by the coding sequence ATGAGTTCTTATGATGTACATTCACAGTTTATTCATCTCCATAACCATAGTGAATATAGCCTTTTAGATGGAGCTGCTCGCATAAATCGATTGGTCATGCAGGCGAAAGAATATGATATGCCAGCTGTGGCTATAACTGACCATGGGGTACTATATGGTCTTGTGGATTTCTACAAAAAGGCTACAGAGCAGGGAATAAAGCCAATATTGGGTTGTGAGGTATATCTAACCCCATCTTCTATGGAACTTAAGGATACCAGAACTAGATATCATCTTGTACTTCTTGCTGAAAACAATCAGGGGTATCAGAATTTAGTCAAGATTGTTTCTAAAAGCTGGATAGAAGGCTTTTATTATAAACCACGTGTAGATAAAGACTTGTTAGCAAAATATAGTGAGGGCTTGATTGTTCTTTCTGCCTGTATTCAGGGAGAAATCCCGCAGTTGTTATTAGCAGGTGATTATGATGGAGCTATTGCTGCCACTAAAGAGTATCAAGAGATTTTTGCTAAAGATAATTTCTTCCTGGAATTACAGGATCATAATCTTCGAGAAGAAAAAAGGGTGAATAGCCAGTTAATAAAGATTTCTAATCATCTTAATATACCGTTGGTGGTTACAAATGACGTTCACTATCTACAAGAAAGCGATGCTAATCTCCATGATGTTTTGCTGGCTTTACAAACCGGGAAACATATCAAAGAAGAGGATCGTATGACTTTTCCTAATGATAGCTTTTATTTCAAATCTCCAGCAGAAATGAGGTCATTGTTTCCTGCACTGGAAGATGCTTATCAGAATACAGTCAGTATAGCTGAACGTTGTCAGGTAGAACTTGATTTTAATACATTTCACTTACCTTCTTTTCCAGATGGAAATAAGGAGAAAACAATAGATGAGATTTTACGTGAAAAATGTAGAAATGGTATGCAAGAAAAAGGATTAGCTGGAGATAAGGTAGCAGAGGAAAGACTGGAATATGAGTTAGGTATTATAGAAGAGATGGGTTATGTTGCTTACTTTCTAATAGTTTGGGATTTTGTTGACTATGCTGAAAGAAATGGTATTAGAGTCGGCCCAGGGAGGGGTTCTGCTGCAGGTAGTCTGGTTTCTTATCTTTTGGGTATTACCAAATTAAATCCTTTAGAATATGGCCTGATTTTTGAAAGATTTCTCAATCCTGAACGGGTTACTATGCCTGATATCGATATTGATTTTGACGAAGAAAGAGATCAGATAATTGAATATGTAAAAAACAGATATGGTAAAGAGAGGGTTGCTCAAATTGGAACATTTGGTACAATGGCAGCCAGAGCAGCTATAAGAGATGTTGGCCGTGCTTTGAATCTGCCGTTGAAAAAAGTAGATAGAATAGCCAAATTAGTACCTGGCAGACCTGGTATCACTATTGAAGAAGCCTTTGAAAGCAATCAACGTTTGAAAGATGTATATGAGGAAGACTCCGAAGCAAGAGAGTTGTTGGATTTTGCCAGAGGAGCAGAAGGTTTACCCAGACATATTTCAACTCATGCAGCCGGTGTAGTAATAGGTGCAGGTGATTTAAGCAATATTATACCTTTACAATTACAGGATGAGAGTATTATTACCCAGCTTCCTATGAATGATTTAGAGAGTCTAGGCTTATTAAAAATGGACTTCCTGGGTTTAAGGAATCTTACAGTAATCAATAAAGCCCTTGATTTAATAGCAAAACGACATAATGTAGAGATAGATATAGAAAATATAGCACTAGATGATCCTCAAGTATATAAACTAATACAATCAGGAAAAACCTTAGGTGTTTTCCAGATGGAGTCTTATTTGTTTCAGGATCTTAACCAGAGACTAAAGCCAGACCGTTTTAATGATCTTGTAGCTATTTTGGCATTAGGACGCCCTGGGCCTCTCGGTAGTGGACTGGTAGATCAATATATTGATAGTCGGCATGGTTTGAGAGAAGCAGAATATCTTCATCCTGAATTAGAAAGTATACTTAAAGAAACCTTTGGTCTGATTTTATACCAGGAGCAGGTTATGGAAATTGCCAGTAAACTTGGTGGATATACTATGGGTGAAGCGGATCTCTTAAGACGGGGTATGGGTAAAAAGAAAAAAGAACTAATGGCTAGTGAGAGAGAAAGATTCCTTAAAGGCTGTCAAAAAAGAGGAATAGAAGAATCTGTTGCTAATCAGATCTTTGATCAAATGGAGTATTTTGCTGGTTACGGATTTAATAAATCTCATAGTGCTGCTTATGCCATGCTTGCTTATCAAACAGCATATTTGAAGGTGAAGTACCCAGCAGAGTTTATGGCAGCCTTATTATCAACTGTAATGGGTAATCAAAATAAGGTAGCTCAATATATAAGAGAGTGTAAAGAACTAGGTATAAAAATCTTGCCACCTGATATAAACAAAAGTAATTATGAATTTACAGTAAGTGCTGATAATCAGATACACTATGGTTTGAAGGCAATTAAAAATGTTGGGGAAAGTGCCATAGCTAGTATTGTAAAAAATAGACAGAATGAGCCATATAAATCTCTAGAAGATTTTTTGAAAAGGGTTGATTTGCGTAGGGTAAACATACAGGTTGCAGAATCATTAATTAAAGCTGGAGCATTTTCTTCATTTAAGCATAATCGAGCACAATTATTAATAAAATTTGAAGAGTTGTATGAAAAAGCGAATGCCAGTCGACACCATCGAATAGCTGGGCAAACTTCTTTTTTTGATATTGTCGAAGATGAAGAAAGTTTTTATCAAGATACTGTGGAATATCCTAATCTTAATGAACTCCCAATGGATGAAATGTTGGCTCAGGAAAGAGAGTATTTAGGAATATATTTATCAGCTCATCCTCTAGATGTATATAAAGATAAGATTAATTATTTCACTAATTGTGATAGCAATAGAATTAATGATCAGGATCATACAAGAAATGATGTCTTTTTTGCTGGTATGCTGATAGAGAAAAAAAATCACCTTACTAAAAACAAGAACATGATGGCTTTCATAACTCTAGAAGATTGGGCAGGAAAGATAGAAATAGTTGTTTTCCCTAATGTGTATAGTAAATGCGAAGAATTGCTTTTTAATGGAAAAAAGTTACTGGTACGAGGGAACCTAGATCAAGATAGTATTATTGCGCGGGAAATAATATCTCTGGAGCAAGATTTTTTAGAAATTCAAGTAAGTAATACAGGTAATAATATTTTAAATAGGCTTCATTCATTATTTATAAAATATCCTGGAAAGCATCCGGTTTTTTTCAACGTAATAGAAAGAGGACGTGAACATTTGCTTATAGTTGATTCCAGATCTTGGGTAGAAAAGACGGAAGAATTTATAACAGAACTAGGCCAAATCTCAGGCCTTGAGAATTATAAATTTTATTAA
- the ilvA gene encoding threonine ammonia-lyase — translation MKTLSLERVKEARENLKGIINKTDLYYSDTFSKMSNNKIYMKAENLQKTGSFKIRGAYNKIRKLCSEERNCGVIASSAGNHAQGVALAANKNNIQANIVMPLHAPLAKVAATKSYGANVILYGETYDETYQKALELQEKSGATFIHPFNDIDVISGQGTIALEILEQLPETDIIVVPIGGGGLISGIAFAVKELYPNIKVIGVEANKAASMKKSITEGRLSTLESVSTIADGISVKTPGEITYAFCKKYVDDIVTVDDEEICSAILILLERSKMIVEGAGATALAAVLNNKLSCKDKVIVPVLSGGNIDVNIVSRIIERALIKAGRKYTIKTCIQDKPGCLSQLVSEVASLDVNIISINHKRYQPDVAIDYSEVDIEIETKNTNHAGEICAHLENKGYVLK, via the coding sequence ATGAAAACATTATCATTAGAACGGGTCAAAGAAGCTCGAGAAAATTTAAAAGGTATTATTAATAAAACTGATTTATATTATTCAGATACTTTTAGTAAAATGTCTAATAATAAAATTTATATGAAAGCTGAGAACCTACAGAAAACAGGTTCTTTCAAGATTCGCGGAGCCTATAACAAAATTAGAAAGCTTTGTTCAGAAGAAAGAAATTGTGGAGTAATAGCTTCTTCAGCAGGTAACCATGCCCAAGGAGTTGCTCTTGCTGCAAATAAAAATAATATTCAGGCAAATATAGTAATGCCATTACATGCACCATTAGCAAAAGTTGCTGCAACAAAGTCTTATGGTGCTAATGTGATTTTGTATGGAGAAACATATGATGAGACTTATCAAAAAGCATTAGAATTGCAAGAAAAGAGTGGAGCAACTTTTATTCACCCATTTAATGATATTGATGTGATATCTGGTCAGGGTACTATTGCTCTTGAAATATTAGAACAATTACCGGAAACAGATATTATTGTAGTTCCCATAGGTGGAGGAGGCTTAATTTCAGGGATTGCTTTTGCAGTCAAAGAATTATACCCAAATATTAAAGTTATAGGAGTTGAAGCAAATAAAGCAGCTTCCATGAAAAAATCTATTACAGAAGGAAGGCTGTCTACATTAGAGTCAGTTAGTACTATAGCAGATGGTATTTCTGTTAAAACACCAGGTGAGATCACTTATGCATTTTGTAAAAAATATGTAGATGATATAGTTACAGTAGACGATGAAGAAATTTGTTCAGCTATATTGATTCTATTGGAAAGATCAAAAATGATAGTAGAGGGTGCTGGAGCGACAGCGCTTGCAGCAGTACTTAATAATAAGCTTAGTTGTAAGGATAAAGTAATAGTCCCTGTTTTATCTGGAGGGAATATAGATGTAAATATAGTTAGTCGTATTATAGAACGAGCACTAATAAAAGCAGGAAGGAAATATACAATCAAAACGTGTATACAGGATAAACCAGGCTGTTTGTCTCAGCTAGTGTCTGAGGTTGCCTCATTAGATGTAAACATCATTTCTATTAATCACAAACGATATCAACCTGATGTGGCTATAGATTATTCGGAGGTTGACATTGAAATTGAAACAAAAAATACAAATCATGCAGGAGAAATATGTGCTCATCTAGAAAACAAAGGATATGTATTAAAATAA
- a CDS encoding small multi-drug export protein: MDNLFFQWFNQYLSRELAVLIVSALPIVELRGAIPLAISLGFSPWKAYYLSVFGNILPIIPLLLFLVPVRDFLIRHFIVMENFFSRLEERTLKKSDRVEKYGAIALILFTAIPFPTTGAWTACLAAVLFKIKFKYAFPAITTGVFIAGIIMIILSVTGKAIF, encoded by the coding sequence ATGGATAATTTGTTTTTTCAATGGTTTAATCAATATTTGTCTAGAGAATTAGCAGTTTTAATTGTTTCTGCATTACCAATTGTAGAACTTAGAGGAGCTATTCCATTAGCGATATCATTGGGATTTTCTCCCTGGAAGGCTTATTATTTATCCGTGTTTGGTAATATACTACCAATAATTCCTCTTTTATTATTTCTAGTTCCTGTTCGAGATTTTTTAATAAGACACTTTATTGTTATGGAGAATTTTTTTTCTCGCTTAGAGGAACGAACATTAAAAAAAAGTGATAGGGTAGAAAAGTATGGAGCTATAGCATTAATACTTTTTACAGCTATCCCATTTCCTACAACCGGTGCATGGACTGCTTGTTTAGCTGCAGTATTATTTAAAATAAAATTTAAGTATGCATTTCCAGCTATAACTACAGGTGTTTTTATAGCCGGTATAATAATGATAATTTTAAGCGTGACGGGTAAAGCTATATTTTAG
- the mtrB gene encoding trp RNA-binding attenuation protein MtrB: protein MQIQADFIIIKALEDGVTIIGLTRGKETRFNHTEKLDKGEVYVAQFTEHTSAIKVRGRAELVSRHGQINSGE, encoded by the coding sequence ATGCAAATACAGGCCGATTTTATTATTATAAAAGCTTTAGAAGATGGTGTGACTATTATAGGCTTAACCCGTGGAAAAGAAACAAGATTCAATCATACAGAAAAATTAGATAAGGGCGAAGTATATGTGGCTCAGTTTACTGAACACACGTCAGCAATAAAAGTACGAGGGCGAGCTGAACTTGTAAGTAGACATGGACAAATTAATTCAGGAGAGTAG
- the accD gene encoding acetyl-CoA carboxylase, carboxyltransferase subunit beta: MFKDLFGKSKYVTVKKREKREKKEINADSRLWTKCGKCKEIIFNKKLIENLMVCPKCEHHFRISAKDRLAITIDEASFKEFAANISSKDPLQFPQYEEKLARAKVKSGLNEAVLTGEASINSNPVIIGVMDFNFMGGSMGSVVGEKITLAIEKSLETQKPLVLITTAGGARMQEGLISLMQMAKTSAAIKRLNDSGILYICVMTDPTSGGVTASFASLADIILAEKDALIAFAGSRVIKQTISADLPKGFQKAEFLLEHGMVDRVVTRHNLKNELGSILNIHQLGVRNYG, translated from the coding sequence ATGTTTAAAGACCTCTTTGGAAAATCTAAATATGTTACTGTAAAAAAACGAGAAAAACGCGAAAAGAAGGAAATAAATGCAGATAGTCGACTATGGACTAAGTGTGGTAAATGTAAAGAAATTATCTTTAATAAAAAATTAATTGAAAATTTGATGGTTTGCCCTAAGTGCGAACATCATTTTAGAATATCTGCTAAAGATAGATTGGCAATTACTATTGACGAAGCTAGTTTCAAAGAGTTTGCCGCTAATATATCTAGTAAGGATCCTCTTCAATTTCCTCAATATGAAGAAAAATTAGCCAGGGCAAAGGTGAAGAGTGGTTTGAATGAGGCAGTTTTAACTGGAGAAGCAAGTATAAATAGCAATCCAGTAATTATTGGAGTTATGGATTTTAACTTCATGGGTGGCAGTATGGGATCAGTTGTAGGCGAAAAAATAACTCTAGCAATAGAGAAATCTTTGGAAACACAGAAACCTTTAGTATTAATTACGACAGCTGGAGGAGCCAGGATGCAGGAAGGCTTAATTTCATTAATGCAAATGGCTAAGACTAGTGCTGCTATAAAAAGATTAAATGATTCAGGAATATTATATATATGTGTAATGACAGATCCAACTTCAGGTGGTGTTACGGCTAGTTTTGCATCATTAGCAGATATAATATTAGCTGAGAAAGATGCCTTAATTGCTTTTGCTGGATCTAGAGTCATAAAACAAACAATTAGTGCAGATCTTCCTAAAGGCTTTCAAAAGGCTGAATTTTTACTAGAACACGGAATGGTTGATCGTGTTGTTACGAGACATAATTTAAAAAATGAATTAGGATCTATATTAAATATTCATCAACTCGGGGTGAGAAATTATGGCTAA
- a CDS encoding acetyl-CoA carboxylase carboxyltransferase subunit alpha, with the protein MANNILDFEKPLIELSNKIEELKSFMDDKGLDLSNELARLEKRAEKLEKEIYEELSTSEILQIARHANRPTARDYIDYIFDEFIELHGDRRYGDDNAMLGGIGTINNIPFTFLGHQKGKTTKENLERNFGMAHPEGYRKALRLMKQAEKFNRPILSLINTPGAYPGIGAEERGQAEAIARNLMEMSTLTVPIIVVVVGEGGSGGALGIGLGDRILMMEYSYYSVCTPEACASILWKDSEKSKEAAKALNITAKDLKELALIDKIIKEPIGGAHKDPEKASLILRNAVLENLKELNKMNKSELIEKRYNKYRRIGEFFSNETFTGVSDGLKEEAE; encoded by the coding sequence ATGGCTAATAATATACTTGATTTTGAAAAACCTTTAATTGAATTATCTAATAAAATTGAAGAGTTAAAGTCATTTATGGATGATAAAGGATTGGATTTAAGTAATGAATTAGCCAGACTTGAAAAACGTGCAGAAAAATTAGAAAAAGAAATATATGAAGAACTTAGTACATCAGAAATATTACAAATAGCTAGACATGCCAATCGTCCAACAGCTCGAGATTATATAGATTATATTTTTGATGAGTTTATAGAACTTCATGGTGATAGACGATATGGAGACGATAATGCTATGCTAGGAGGTATTGGAACTATTAATAATATACCTTTTACTTTTCTAGGTCATCAAAAAGGGAAAACAACGAAAGAAAATTTAGAAAGAAATTTTGGTATGGCTCATCCAGAAGGCTATAGAAAAGCATTAAGATTAATGAAACAGGCCGAGAAATTTAATCGTCCTATTTTATCTTTAATTAATACACCTGGTGCTTATCCAGGAATAGGAGCTGAAGAAAGAGGTCAGGCTGAGGCTATTGCTAGAAACTTAATGGAAATGTCTACTCTTACAGTACCTATTATTGTTGTAGTAGTTGGTGAAGGTGGTAGTGGTGGAGCATTAGGTATTGGTTTAGGAGATAGAATTTTGATGATGGAATATAGTTATTATTCTGTTTGTACACCAGAAGCTTGTGCATCAATTCTTTGGAAGGATTCCGAAAAATCTAAAGAAGCCGCTAAAGCCTTAAATATAACAGCTAAAGATTTGAAAGAACTTGCTTTAATTGATAAAATTATTAAAGAACCAATTGGTGGTGCCCATAAAGATCCAGAAAAAGCATCCTTGATTCTTAGGAATGCTGTCCTGGAGAATTTGAAAGAGTTAAATAAAATGAATAAAAGTGAATTAATTGAAAAAAGATATAATAAATATAGAAGAATAGGTGAATTTTTTTCAAATGAAACATTCACTGGAGTAAGTGATGGGTTAAAGGAGGAAGCAGAATGA
- the pfkA gene encoding 6-phosphofructokinase, which produces MNKIAVLTSGGDAPGMNAAIRAVVRTAIYNKLEVLGVSRGYAGLIEGDFIEMQSNTVSDIMQKGGTYLLSARCEEFRTPEGRKTAYEQLKKAGVDALVVIGGDGSLSGANSLYKECNVPFVGVPGTIDNDLAGTDYTIGFDTAMNTIVDAINKVRDTATSHERTFVIETMGRTTGFLTVMAGLAGGADILLIPEENTDIHDICDKLKERHNKGRLHNLLLVAEGYGGDFKTNRDINESKAFSIARTINEKTGQETRVIILGHLQRGGSPTVMDRILASRLGARAVELLIEGQYCKMVGLKGNKIVHNNIEDIINKKKEIDIELYKLNKILSI; this is translated from the coding sequence ATGAATAAAATTGCTGTCTTAACAAGTGGTGGCGACGCCCCTGGTATGAATGCTGCTATCAGGGCAGTCGTTCGTACAGCAATATATAATAAATTAGAAGTACTAGGTGTTTCTCGCGGCTATGCTGGCTTAATTGAGGGTGACTTTATAGAGATGCAATCAAATACTGTGAGTGACATCATGCAAAAAGGTGGTACTTATTTACTTTCAGCTCGCTGTGAAGAGTTTAGAACTCCTGAAGGAAGAAAAACAGCTTATGAACAACTAAAAAAAGCAGGGGTAGATGCACTGGTAGTTATTGGTGGTGACGGTTCTTTATCTGGTGCTAATTCATTGTATAAAGAGTGTAATGTCCCTTTTGTTGGTGTACCAGGAACTATTGATAATGATCTTGCAGGTACTGACTATACAATTGGTTTTGATACAGCAATGAACACAATCGTTGATGCAATTAATAAAGTTAGAGATACAGCTACTTCTCATGAAAGAACTTTTGTTATTGAAACCATGGGTAGGACAACCGGTTTTTTAACTGTTATGGCTGGTTTAGCTGGTGGAGCAGATATTTTATTAATTCCTGAAGAAAATACAGATATTCATGATATTTGTGATAAATTAAAAGAACGCCATAATAAAGGTAGATTACATAATTTGCTTTTAGTTGCTGAGGGATATGGTGGAGACTTTAAAACAAATAGAGATATTAATGAAAGTAAAGCCTTTTCAATTGCCAGAACTATTAATGAAAAAACTGGTCAGGAGACTAGAGTAATCATTTTAGGTCACTTACAAAGAGGTGGTTCTCCAACAGTTATGGATCGTATTTTAGCAAGCAGGTTGGGTGCTAGAGCTGTAGAATTATTGATAGAGGGACAATACTGTAAAATGGTTGGTTTAAAGGGAAATAAGATAGTACATAATAACATAGAAGATATAATTAACAAGAAAAAAGAAATTGATATAGAACTATATAAATTGAATAAAATTCTTTCAATTTAA
- the pyk gene encoding pyruvate kinase, whose product MRKTKIVGTLGPASNDKNTIKSLVEAGLDVVRLNLSHGNYKDHGNLIDLVREVEDDIGKTVGIMLDTKGPEVRIGPLENDNVNLNKDDEICFTTEEIIGTKDKVSISYKNICEDIEEGSKILVDDGLIELKVIEVTEKEFKCKVINGGILGSRKGVNIPGISLNLPVLTESDMEYIKFGIDMDINFIAASFIRKAQDVIKIRNFLEKEGAEGIYIIAKVENQEGVDNIDEIIKVADGIMIARGDLGVEIPPEQVPVIQKRLIRKCNEAAKPVITATQMLDSMIRNPRPTRAEASDVANAIIDGTDAIMLSGESAVGKFPLESVITMDNIALEIENSSFYQELIYKSMKKYKCQSTTVTEAISFSSCEVAFDIKSKCIICVTTSGTTARMVSKYRPNTEIIAVTNDKFVKHFLTICWGVYPLQCFAKITNTDEMIDSSISTVKNYGLLEKEDIVVVTAGLPVSMSGKTNFIEVLEV is encoded by the coding sequence ATGAGAAAAACCAAAATAGTAGGTACGCTCGGACCAGCTAGTAATGATAAAAATACAATTAAAAGTCTTGTTGAAGCGGGACTAGATGTAGTTAGGCTTAATCTTTCTCATGGAAACTATAAAGATCATGGTAATTTAATAGACCTAGTTCGTGAAGTAGAAGATGATATTGGTAAAACGGTAGGTATTATGTTAGATACAAAAGGACCAGAAGTTCGTATTGGACCATTAGAAAATGATAATGTGAACCTTAATAAAGATGATGAGATTTGCTTTACTACAGAAGAGATTATTGGAACAAAAGATAAAGTCTCTATTTCCTACAAAAATATATGTGAAGATATTGAAGAAGGATCTAAAATATTAGTTGATGATGGTCTCATTGAATTAAAAGTGATAGAGGTAACAGAGAAAGAGTTTAAGTGTAAGGTTATTAATGGTGGTATCTTAGGATCTAGAAAAGGTGTAAATATACCTGGCATTTCCTTAAATTTACCAGTCTTAACCGAAAGTGATATGGAATACATAAAATTTGGTATTGATATGGATATTAACTTTATTGCAGCTTCTTTCATCCGTAAAGCACAAGATGTTATAAAAATAAGAAATTTTCTAGAAAAAGAAGGAGCTGAAGGGATCTATATTATAGCTAAAGTAGAAAATCAAGAAGGCGTAGATAATATAGATGAGATTATAAAAGTCGCTGATGGAATTATGATTGCTCGCGGAGATTTAGGTGTAGAAATTCCACCAGAACAGGTACCAGTTATCCAAAAGCGATTAATTAGAAAATGTAACGAAGCAGCTAAACCGGTAATTACTGCTACACAAATGTTAGATTCAATGATTCGTAATCCTAGACCAACTAGAGCTGAGGCATCTGATGTTGCTAATGCAATTATAGACGGAACAGATGCAATTATGTTATCAGGGGAATCTGCTGTAGGTAAGTTTCCTTTAGAATCTGTAATAACCATGGATAATATTGCTCTTGAGATTGAAAATTCTTCTTTTTATCAAGAGTTGATATATAAGTCTATGAAAAAATATAAATGTCAATCTACTACTGTAACAGAAGCGATTAGCTTTTCCAGTTGTGAGGTTGCCTTTGATATCAAATCAAAGTGTATTATTTGTGTAACTACTTCTGGTACCACTGCAAGAATGGTATCTAAATATAGACCAAACACTGAAATTATAGCCGTAACTAATGATAAGTTTGTTAAACATTTTCTTACAATTTGCTGGGGTGTTTACCCATTGCAGTGTTTTGCTAAAATAACTAATACTGATGAAATGATAGATAGTTCTATCTCAACAGTTAAAAATTATGGATTACTTGAGAAAGAAGATATTGTGGTTGTAACTGCTGGTTTACCAGTAAGTATGTCAGGAAAAACTAATTTTATAGAAGTTTTAGAAGTTTAA